A portion of the Lathamus discolor isolate bLatDis1 chromosome 5, bLatDis1.hap1, whole genome shotgun sequence genome contains these proteins:
- the SLC17A5 gene encoding sialin isoform X2, translated as MGGPGGSEAETEEGEDRTPLLKESQLDTVPVCCSARYNLALLAFFGFFLLYALRVNLSVALVDMVEPNTSLAKNTTSNVCPEHSSTINVPRNTTGEKYSWDADTQGWILGSFFYGYIITQIPGGYLASKIGGKLLLGFGIFGTSVFTLLTPLAANLGVGYLIAVRALEGLGEGVTFPAMHSMWSSWAPPLERSKLLSISYAGAQLGTVVSLPLSGLICYYMNWIYVFYIFGALGVLWWFFWMWLVSDTPETHRSISHAEREYILSSLKDQLSTQKSVPWRPILESLPLWAIVVAHFSYNWTFYTLLTLLPTYMKEILRFDAQENGFLSALPYFGCWLCIILSGQIADYLRQNQNLSTVCVRKCFTLIGMIGPAVFLVAAGFIGCNYALAVAFVTISTTLGGFCTSGYSINHLDIAPSTLFFTQCTGWIPL; from the exons TTCCTGTATGCTGCTCAGCTCGCTACAATCTAGCACTACTGGCCTTTTTTGGGTTCTTCCTCCTGTATGCATTACGTGTGAACCTGAGCGTTGCTCTGGTGGATATGGTAGAACCTAACACAAGCTTAGCAAAGAATACGACTTCCAACGTGTGTCCAGAGCACTCTTCCACCATAAATGTTCCTCGCAACACAACG GGAGAAAAATACTCTTGGGATGCTGATACTCAGGGATGGATCCTTGGTTCTTTTTTCTATGGCTATATCATTACTCAGATTCCAGGAGGATATCTTGCAAGCAAAATTGGAGGAAAGCTGTTGCTGGGGTTTGGCATCTTTGGCACCTCTGTATTCACCTTGCTTACTCCCCTAGCTGCAAATCTGGGAGTTGGCTACCTCATAGCAGTTAGAGCCTTGGAAGGATTGGGAGAG GGTGTTACCTTCCCAGCTATGCATTCGATGTGGTCTTCTTGGGCTCCTCCACTGGAACGCAGCAAGCTTCTTAGTATTTCATATGCAG GTGCACAGCTGGGAACTGTTGTCTCTCTGCCACTATCTGGTTTAATTTGCTACTACATGAACTGGATTTATGTGTTTTACATATTTG GTGCACTTGGCGTACTATGGTGGTTCTTCTGGATGTGGTTGGTGAGCGATACACCAGAAACTCACAGGAGCATTTCACATGCTGAAAGAGAATATATACTCTCTTCTCTAAAAGATCAG CTTTCTACACAAAAATCTGTTCCCTGGAGACCTATACTGGAGTCCCTTCCACTCTGGGCTATTGTTGTGGCACACTTCTCTTATAATTGGACTTTCTACACTCTCCTTACGCTCTTGCCTACATACATGAAGGAGATCCTGCGGTTTGATGCACAGGAG AATGGGTTTTTGTCTGCTCTACCTTATTTTGGCTGCTGGTTATGTATAATTCTGTCTGGGCAAATTGCTGATTACTTACGGCAAAATCAGAACTTGTCCACTGTTTGTGTTCGCAAATGTTTTACCCTAATAG GAATGATTGGACCTGCAGTGTTCTTAGTAGCAGCTGGATTCATAGGTTGCAACTATGCACTGGCTGTTGCATTCGTGACCATATCAACAACACTAGGAGGATTTTGTACATCTGGCTACAGCATAAACCATCTGGACATAGCACCTTC GACCCTTTTCTTCACACAGTGCACAGGATGGATCCCACTCTAG
- the SLC17A5 gene encoding sialin isoform X1 codes for MGGPGGSEAETEEGEDRTPLLKESQLDTVPVCCSARYNLALLAFFGFFLLYALRVNLSVALVDMVEPNTSLAKNTTSNVCPEHSSTINVPRNTTGEKYSWDADTQGWILGSFFYGYIITQIPGGYLASKIGGKLLLGFGIFGTSVFTLLTPLAANLGVGYLIAVRALEGLGEGVTFPAMHSMWSSWAPPLERSKLLSISYAGAQLGTVVSLPLSGLICYYMNWIYVFYIFGALGVLWWFFWMWLVSDTPETHRSISHAEREYILSSLKDQLSTQKSVPWRPILESLPLWAIVVAHFSYNWTFYTLLTLLPTYMKEILRFDAQENGFLSALPYFGCWLCIILSGQIADYLRQNQNLSTVCVRKCFTLIGMIGPAVFLVAAGFIGCNYALAVAFVTISTTLGGFCTSGYSINHLDIAPSYAGILLGITNTFATIPGMVGPVIAKNLTHNNTVGEWQTVFYIAASINLFGAIFFALFASGEVQDWAVSGYHLHRN; via the exons TTCCTGTATGCTGCTCAGCTCGCTACAATCTAGCACTACTGGCCTTTTTTGGGTTCTTCCTCCTGTATGCATTACGTGTGAACCTGAGCGTTGCTCTGGTGGATATGGTAGAACCTAACACAAGCTTAGCAAAGAATACGACTTCCAACGTGTGTCCAGAGCACTCTTCCACCATAAATGTTCCTCGCAACACAACG GGAGAAAAATACTCTTGGGATGCTGATACTCAGGGATGGATCCTTGGTTCTTTTTTCTATGGCTATATCATTACTCAGATTCCAGGAGGATATCTTGCAAGCAAAATTGGAGGAAAGCTGTTGCTGGGGTTTGGCATCTTTGGCACCTCTGTATTCACCTTGCTTACTCCCCTAGCTGCAAATCTGGGAGTTGGCTACCTCATAGCAGTTAGAGCCTTGGAAGGATTGGGAGAG GGTGTTACCTTCCCAGCTATGCATTCGATGTGGTCTTCTTGGGCTCCTCCACTGGAACGCAGCAAGCTTCTTAGTATTTCATATGCAG GTGCACAGCTGGGAACTGTTGTCTCTCTGCCACTATCTGGTTTAATTTGCTACTACATGAACTGGATTTATGTGTTTTACATATTTG GTGCACTTGGCGTACTATGGTGGTTCTTCTGGATGTGGTTGGTGAGCGATACACCAGAAACTCACAGGAGCATTTCACATGCTGAAAGAGAATATATACTCTCTTCTCTAAAAGATCAG CTTTCTACACAAAAATCTGTTCCCTGGAGACCTATACTGGAGTCCCTTCCACTCTGGGCTATTGTTGTGGCACACTTCTCTTATAATTGGACTTTCTACACTCTCCTTACGCTCTTGCCTACATACATGAAGGAGATCCTGCGGTTTGATGCACAGGAG AATGGGTTTTTGTCTGCTCTACCTTATTTTGGCTGCTGGTTATGTATAATTCTGTCTGGGCAAATTGCTGATTACTTACGGCAAAATCAGAACTTGTCCACTGTTTGTGTTCGCAAATGTTTTACCCTAATAG GAATGATTGGACCTGCAGTGTTCTTAGTAGCAGCTGGATTCATAGGTTGCAACTATGCACTGGCTGTTGCATTCGTGACCATATCAACAACACTAGGAGGATTTTGTACATCTGGCTACAGCATAAACCATCTGGACATAGCACCTTC ATATGCTGGAATTCTCCTCGGGATTACAAATACTTTTGCTACTATCCCAGGAATGGTGGGGCCAGTTATTGCCAAGAACCTCACTCATAAT AATACTGTGGGAGAATGGCAGACTGTTTTCTATATTGCTGCTTCTATTAATCTATTTGGAgcaattttctttgcattatttGCAAGTGGAGAAGTTCAGGACTGGGCAGTCAGTGGATATCACTTGCATAGAAACTGA